A genomic stretch from Limnobacter thiooxidans includes:
- a CDS encoding MotA/TolQ/ExbB proton channel family protein has product MNTYKTHTLFLLWLLLTSLTGFGLYMTWDKGLLQWIVLTDNTRICVVIILAFLLGSGLAGWRSIYLSLQSLYFDQFKRGLRTFNQGQSICNDYLTHCGNTPHESQLMAEVMAEKARGTHQVGWFVTGLMLKLGLLGTVVGFTIMLGSLEGLEQLDISDIKTLMQQMTQGMAVAMNTTLVGLVGSILLSIQLLLLDRHADRLVADTVDFAHRTVKAA; this is encoded by the coding sequence TTGAATACCTACAAAACACACACCCTGTTTTTGCTGTGGTTGTTACTGACCAGCCTGACTGGTTTTGGCCTTTACATGACGTGGGACAAAGGCCTGCTTCAGTGGATTGTATTGACTGACAACACCAGAATTTGCGTGGTGATCATTCTGGCTTTTTTGTTGGGCAGTGGTTTGGCCGGCTGGCGCAGCATTTACCTCAGCTTGCAGTCTCTTTACTTCGATCAATTCAAACGGGGTCTGCGCACCTTCAATCAAGGCCAGTCAATTTGTAATGACTACTTGACCCACTGTGGCAACACTCCCCATGAAAGCCAGTTGATGGCCGAGGTGATGGCCGAAAAAGCGCGTGGCACGCACCAGGTGGGTTGGTTTGTCACCGGTTTGATGTTGAAGTTGGGCCTGCTTGGAACCGTGGTCGGGTTCACGATCATGTTGGGTAGCCTGGAGGGGCTGGAGCAACTGGACATTTCTGACATCAAAACCCTGATGCAGCAAATGACCCAGGGCATGGCCGTGGCCATGAACACCACGCTGGTCGGTTTGGTTGGCAGTATCTTGTTGAGTATTCAATTGCTCTTGCTGGACCGGCATGCCGATCGCCTTGTTGCTGACACGGTTGACTTTGCGCATCGAACTGTCAAGGCGGCCTGA
- a CDS encoding TetR/AcrR family transcriptional regulator — protein sequence MARKPKQNRSQNTVDTIVQGAFIALSKHGAEGATTRQIAECAGVGVGSIYEYFENKEAIFGAMGEQFSRELVALIQTAAPSLVRLSLRDAVYELIAQTAEFLRKDNELYLRCARESALMEKHVPFGQVYRALADLFIQHAIKHPEILRLNNLQTMAYIFINSGMATMIRYLNHPNPGFSFDDLAKGLADMAGHYVEKELSQL from the coding sequence ATGGCCAGAAAACCAAAACAGAATCGCTCCCAAAACACTGTGGACACCATTGTTCAGGGTGCCTTCATCGCCCTGTCCAAACATGGCGCAGAAGGCGCAACAACAAGGCAGATTGCGGAATGTGCCGGGGTCGGCGTGGGTTCAATTTACGAGTACTTCGAGAACAAGGAAGCCATTTTCGGCGCGATGGGGGAACAATTTTCCCGTGAGCTGGTGGCCTTGATTCAGACAGCAGCCCCTTCCCTTGTTCGGCTTTCGCTTCGCGATGCGGTGTATGAATTGATCGCCCAAACCGCAGAGTTTCTGAGAAAAGACAACGAACTGTACCTGCGCTGCGCCAGGGAGTCAGCCTTGATGGAAAAGCATGTGCCTTTTGGACAGGTTTACCGGGCTCTGGCTGACCTGTTTATTCAACACGCCATCAAGCATCCGGAAATTCTGAGGCTGAACAATTTGCAGACCATGGCTTACATTTTCATCAACAGCGGCATGGCCACTATGATTCGCTATTTGAACCACCCCAACCCCGGTTTTTCATTTGATGATCTGGCCAAAGGGCTGGCGGACATGGCGGGGCATTATGTGGAGAAAGAACTCAGTCAGTTGTAA
- a CDS encoding SDR family NAD(P)-dependent oxidoreductase has product MFGKKITKGANAVVTGAGSGIGRAFAMEIVRRGGRVVCADISKERAQETVDLIMDMVAGKLKNPDLVFVAQAWAVKCDVSKLKDVEALAIEAERIFGGTDHDTAIDLVINNAGVGAGGKPVGETTIDDWKWTIGVNLWGVIHGCHVFAPRLRKKGAAKKCGIINVASTASFAAAPLMSAYNVTKAGALALSETLAAEMAGTGVNVTALCPTFVKTNITKDGRIDAASNQLANKLMEWTGVSADGVAKETLNALDKGQLYVLPQLDARMIWRMKRLMPRSYTRGAGLLARVAAKAF; this is encoded by the coding sequence ATGTTCGGCAAGAAAATCACCAAGGGTGCCAACGCAGTAGTCACCGGAGCAGGCAGTGGCATTGGCCGGGCCTTCGCCATGGAAATTGTTCGCCGCGGTGGCCGCGTGGTGTGTGCCGACATCAGCAAGGAGCGTGCACAGGAAACCGTGGACCTGATCATGGACATGGTGGCAGGCAAACTGAAAAACCCCGATCTCGTGTTTGTTGCGCAGGCCTGGGCCGTGAAATGCGACGTCAGCAAACTGAAAGACGTCGAAGCCCTGGCCATTGAGGCTGAACGTATTTTTGGTGGCACTGACCACGACACAGCGATTGACCTGGTGATCAACAACGCAGGCGTGGGTGCGGGTGGAAAGCCGGTGGGTGAAACCACCATTGACGACTGGAAGTGGACCATTGGCGTGAACCTGTGGGGCGTGATCCACGGTTGCCACGTGTTTGCTCCCCGCCTGCGCAAGAAAGGCGCTGCGAAGAAGTGCGGCATCATCAATGTGGCCTCTACAGCAAGCTTCGCTGCTGCGCCTTTGATGAGCGCCTACAACGTCACCAAGGCGGGTGCCTTGGCGCTGAGCGAAACCCTGGCCGCTGAAATGGCCGGAACTGGCGTGAATGTCACCGCCCTTTGCCCCACCTTCGTCAAAACCAACATCACCAAGGACGGCCGCATTGATGCGGCTTCCAACCAACTTGCCAACAAGCTGATGGAGTGGACCGGCGTGTCCGCTGACGGCGTGGCCAAAGAAACACTGAATGCATTGGACAAGGGGCAACTGTATGTGTTGCCACAGCTTGATGCACGCATGATTTGGCGCATGAAGCGCTTGATGCCCCGCAGCTATACACGCGGTGCTGGTTTGTTGGCCCGTGTGGCCGCTAAAGCTTTTTAA
- a CDS encoding ferritin-like domain-containing protein — protein MPQLDLEKTLRRIKENQWALADIDWDAPGREMITEEQWPKLKAFMADLTWIEHIGARGFAAMAKKAPNDTLREIYTWFHAEEQRHANAELALMQRWGMLEDGEIPEPNINLRLTIEWLDKYSDDMPLSVLGSVIPMLEVTLDGALCKFLLDEVKDPVCHEVFKKINSDEARHLGVDFHVLEMMGHGPMYRLALESIATAINPKLLLGVAVYFPLLNRMRDNIVTMGLKEEKLYEAMAKFEKYGGETPEGRRNPWYQIMRLHGKWVIDRKNRFYHAPVDAAVKASNYIPKSWLPAVPSWVNKLTWHTTA, from the coding sequence ATGCCTCAACTCGATCTGGAAAAAACACTGCGTCGCATCAAGGAAAATCAATGGGCCCTGGCCGACATTGACTGGGATGCACCCGGACGCGAAATGATCACTGAAGAACAGTGGCCCAAGCTGAAAGCTTTCATGGCCGACCTGACATGGATTGAGCACATTGGTGCACGCGGCTTTGCCGCCATGGCCAAGAAGGCGCCCAATGACACGCTGCGCGAAATTTACACCTGGTTTCATGCTGAAGAGCAGCGCCACGCCAACGCCGAACTGGCCTTGATGCAACGCTGGGGCATGCTGGAAGACGGCGAAATCCCCGAGCCAAACATCAACCTGCGATTGACCATCGAGTGGCTGGACAAGTACAGCGACGACATGCCGTTGAGCGTGCTGGGCAGTGTGATCCCCATGCTGGAAGTGACGCTGGACGGCGCACTGTGCAAGTTCCTGCTGGATGAAGTCAAAGACCCCGTGTGTCACGAAGTGTTCAAGAAAATCAATTCCGACGAAGCGCGCCACCTTGGCGTGGACTTCCACGTGCTGGAAATGATGGGTCACGGCCCAATGTACCGCCTGGCGCTGGAATCGATTGCCACTGCAATCAACCCCAAATTGCTGTTGGGCGTGGCCGTGTACTTCCCGTTGCTAAACCGCATGCGCGACAACATCGTAACCATGGGCTTGAAAGAAGAAAAGCTGTATGAAGCCATGGCCAAGTTTGAAAAGTACGGTGGTGAAACACCCGAAGGTCGCCGCAACCCCTGGTATCAGATCATGCGCCTTCATGGCAAGTGGGTGATCGACCGCAAAAACCGCTTCTACCATGCACCCGTGGATGCCGCGGTGAAAGCCTCCAACTACATTCCGAAAAGCTGGCTGCCTGCAGTGCCAAGCTGGGTGAACAAGTTGACCTGGCACACCACGGCCTGA
- a CDS encoding flavin-containing monooxygenase, whose product MTTEKTTRAQALKAEPKSRTTARTSATTSATAGTATRRKAAEKSGEHVYDTLIIGAGFAGLGTAIKLREAGVHNIAILERAAEVGGTWRDNQYPGAACDIPSNLYSFSFAPNPNWSRSYSGSKEILGYVHSLVNDFGLGSLIQYQQNVSRVEFEEAQGIWMIHTDNGKVWKGKAVIMASGPLANASFPNIRGLENYKGKKIHSAQWDHEYDFTGKRVAVIGTGASAIQIIPELVKKVDVLKVFQRTPAWVMPRPDFSTSDLSKKVFAKLPFTQKAVREALYWAHESMALAVIWSSPVTRLGERLGQAFLKSQVPDPWMRRQLKPDYKLGCKRILVSNDYYPALQKENCELITWPIANIVEKGIRTSEGIEHRVDCIVFATGFDVPKSGTPYPIHGVGGRELAKEWQRGAQAYKSINVSGYPNLYIMFGPNSGPGHNSALVYMEQQIAYAVKGIRTILDSNLKMLDVKPDVQAKHNANIQKRLAKTNWNSGCKSWYLTEDGFNATMFPGFATQYAAQMGQFDLKAYRQVPVEVNA is encoded by the coding sequence ATGACGACTGAGAAAACCACACGTGCACAGGCATTGAAAGCTGAGCCAAAGTCCAGAACAACGGCCAGAACTTCGGCCACAACATCGGCCACTGCGGGCACAGCCACACGCCGCAAAGCCGCGGAAAAAAGCGGCGAGCATGTGTACGACACCCTGATCATTGGCGCAGGCTTTGCCGGCCTTGGAACAGCCATCAAACTGCGTGAAGCCGGCGTGCACAACATCGCCATTCTGGAACGCGCAGCTGAGGTGGGTGGTACCTGGCGTGACAACCAGTACCCCGGTGCGGCCTGCGATATTCCTTCAAACCTGTACAGCTTTTCTTTTGCGCCCAATCCCAATTGGTCACGCAGCTATTCAGGCAGCAAGGAAATTCTGGGCTATGTACACAGCCTGGTGAATGACTTCGGCCTGGGTAGCCTGATTCAGTACCAGCAAAATGTGTCGCGTGTGGAGTTCGAAGAGGCCCAAGGTATCTGGATGATCCACACCGACAATGGCAAGGTGTGGAAAGGCAAAGCCGTCATCATGGCGTCTGGCCCTTTGGCCAACGCCAGTTTCCCGAATATTCGTGGCCTTGAAAACTACAAAGGCAAGAAAATTCACAGTGCCCAGTGGGACCACGAGTACGACTTCACAGGCAAACGTGTTGCAGTAATCGGCACGGGCGCAAGTGCAATCCAGATCATTCCTGAACTGGTCAAGAAAGTGGATGTGCTCAAGGTGTTCCAGCGCACACCGGCCTGGGTCATGCCGCGTCCTGATTTCTCCACATCGGATTTGAGCAAGAAGGTGTTTGCAAAACTGCCCTTCACACAGAAGGCGGTGCGCGAGGCATTGTACTGGGCGCATGAAAGCATGGCACTGGCCGTGATCTGGAGTTCACCAGTGACTCGCCTGGGCGAGCGTTTGGGCCAAGCGTTCTTGAAATCACAAGTGCCTGATCCCTGGATGCGCCGCCAGTTGAAGCCCGACTACAAGCTGGGCTGCAAGCGAATTCTGGTCAGCAATGATTATTACCCCGCCTTGCAAAAAGAGAACTGCGAGCTGATCACCTGGCCGATTGCCAATATCGTGGAGAAGGGCATTCGCACCTCCGAAGGCATTGAACACCGCGTGGATTGCATCGTGTTTGCCACCGGTTTTGATGTGCCAAAAAGCGGTACACCGTATCCGATTCACGGTGTGGGTGGGCGTGAGTTGGCCAAAGAATGGCAGCGTGGGGCGCAAGCGTACAAGAGCATCAACGTCAGCGGCTACCCCAACCTGTACATCATGTTCGGACCCAACAGTGGCCCTGGCCACAACTCCGCACTGGTGTACATGGAGCAGCAAATTGCCTATGCAGTCAAAGGTATTCGCACAATTCTGGATTCCAATTTGAAAATGCTGGACGTGAAGCCCGATGTACAGGCCAAGCACAATGCCAACATTCAGAAACGTTTGGCCAAAACCAACTGGAACTCAGGCTGCAAGAGCTGGTACCTGACCGAAGACGGTTTCAACGCCACCATGTTCCCCGGCTTTGCAACGCAGTACGCCGCACAAATGGGCCAGTTCGATTTGAAAGCCTATCGACAAGTGCCAGTTGAAGTGAACGCATAA
- a CDS encoding SRPBCC family protein, translated as MSTNNFATQSSPSAIHWPDEFRPGRVPIHIRNELNVRASPDSVWQVLIDAQRWPSFYPQASEVDLGGATTLEQDLNFSWKTMGLRINCNVREFEPESRLAWDAKGVGTWAYHAWLITPTATGCHVLTEETQHGWLCRLGQLMMPGSLHIKWHQVWLEKLELEAQCLDAGKNGH; from the coding sequence ATGAGCACAAACAACTTTGCCACTCAATCTTCGCCATCTGCAATTCATTGGCCTGACGAATTTCGACCAGGCCGTGTACCCATCCACATCCGCAATGAATTGAATGTGCGCGCTTCTCCCGATTCGGTTTGGCAGGTCTTGATCGATGCACAGCGCTGGCCTTCTTTTTATCCGCAGGCCAGCGAGGTTGATTTAGGCGGCGCAACCACCCTGGAACAAGACTTGAACTTCAGCTGGAAAACCATGGGCCTGCGTATCAACTGCAATGTGCGCGAGTTTGAGCCTGAATCCCGATTGGCCTGGGATGCCAAGGGTGTTGGCACCTGGGCTTACCACGCGTGGCTGATCACACCGACTGCGACAGGTTGCCATGTGCTCACCGAAGAAACCCAGCACGGTTGGCTGTGCCGCTTGGGGCAGTTGATGATGCCCGGTAGCCTGCACATCAAGTGGCACCAGGTGTGGCTGGAAAAACTGGAACTGGAAGCGCAGTGTTTGGATGCAGGGAAAAATGGTCACTGA
- a CDS encoding ABA4-like family protein: MVTELALFDDVFIAGSAVALLGWALLAVTPRWRVGQLLALTLVPALLAAAYTGLVLAAWQTAHGSFDSLAELRVLFESDALLLAGWLHYLAFDLLIGGWIVRTAQREGIPHGLVLPLLPLTLMFGPVGYLLFLVLRLAWQQGGVFSSAGWATQSPAMWMTRLSFRLPTFEPRLAAAGIALLLLMIPTAFALVFDERLIHGSSIWAKPMRFELGLGIYLLTLAFFLPLAGKAFAATRKGRFVVWGAMLPSFFELGYIVFQAARGEPSHFNETDTFHFVMFQLMGIGALTLTSASAVLAWGLWRSPQPLVGPALRLGLVLGLSLTFILGAGVGIVMAGGPTSVVGGMPGPDDLPLLGWSRQFGDYRVAHFLGVHAMHVIPLFAWVVARWLGQERRWPVAVFALLYSSLTVYALVQALQGRPVI, encoded by the coding sequence ATGGTCACTGAATTGGCGTTGTTCGACGATGTTTTTATTGCAGGCTCTGCCGTCGCCCTGCTGGGCTGGGCCTTGTTGGCAGTCACACCGCGCTGGCGTGTGGGCCAACTGTTGGCGTTGACCTTGGTACCCGCTTTGTTGGCCGCAGCCTACACAGGTCTGGTGCTTGCAGCTTGGCAAACAGCACATGGCAGTTTCGATTCACTGGCTGAGTTGCGCGTGTTGTTTGAATCCGATGCGTTGCTGCTGGCGGGCTGGCTTCACTACCTTGCTTTCGACCTGTTGATCGGTGGCTGGATAGTGCGTACTGCGCAGCGTGAGGGAATTCCGCATGGGCTGGTGCTGCCTTTGCTGCCCCTGACATTGATGTTCGGCCCGGTTGGGTATCTGCTGTTTTTGGTGCTTCGCCTTGCGTGGCAGCAGGGCGGTGTATTCTCCTCAGCAGGGTGGGCAACGCAATCCCCTGCCATGTGGATGACCCGACTGAGTTTCCGTTTGCCCACATTTGAACCACGACTGGCCGCCGCAGGCATTGCACTGCTGCTGTTGATGATTCCTACTGCGTTTGCCTTGGTGTTCGACGAGCGCTTGATTCATGGTTCATCCATTTGGGCCAAGCCCATGCGTTTCGAGCTGGGCCTGGGCATATACCTGCTTACCCTCGCATTCTTTCTTCCCTTGGCGGGCAAAGCCTTTGCAGCCACTCGCAAAGGGCGGTTCGTGGTGTGGGGTGCCATGCTGCCATCCTTTTTCGAGCTGGGCTACATCGTGTTTCAGGCTGCGCGGGGTGAGCCTTCGCACTTCAATGAAACCGACACCTTCCACTTCGTGATGTTTCAGCTTATGGGTATTGGTGCCCTTACGTTGACATCGGCTTCGGCCGTGCTGGCCTGGGGCTTGTGGCGCAGCCCACAGCCCTTGGTGGGGCCAGCGCTTCGACTTGGCCTGGTGCTGGGGCTGAGCTTGACTTTCATACTGGGTGCAGGCGTTGGTATTGTCATGGCGGGTGGCCCCACCAGCGTGGTGGGCGGCATGCCGGGTCCCGATGATCTGCCCTTGTTGGGCTGGTCGCGCCAGTTTGGGGATTACCGTGTGGCGCATTTTCTTGGGGTGCATGCCATGCATGTGATACCTCTTTTTGCATGGGTTGTTGCGCGTTGGCTTGGGCAAGAACGGCGCTGGCCTGTGGCCGTGTTTGCATTGCTGTACAGCAGCCTGACAGTGTATGCGTTGGTTCAAGCGTTGCAGGGCAGACCGGTGATTTGA
- a CDS encoding ribbon-helix-helix domain-containing protein encodes MSQTSTMTVRLNATLSEFLATKVHQDGAYENASEYMRDLIRPDMERKEQQVFDRLKAELTHAFSSPEDTYQPLTAAEVIARNTEARAKKAKGG; translated from the coding sequence ATGTCACAAACCAGCACCATGACCGTACGCTTGAACGCAACCTTGAGCGAATTTTTGGCTACCAAGGTTCATCAGGACGGCGCATATGAGAATGCTAGCGAATACATGCGCGACCTGATTAGGCCTGACATGGAACGAAAGGAACAGCAGGTTTTTGATCGCTTGAAGGCTGAGCTGACTCACGCTTTCTCGTCACCCGAGGACACATACCAACCCCTGACGGCTGCTGAAGTGATTGCGCGCAATACCGAAGCCCGTGCCAAGAAAGCAAAGGGCGGCTGA
- a CDS encoding DUF1266 domain-containing protein — protein MSDQNNEQTKQWFLGLGAMFQKREGWSHETFGPRDIAPKNKDFYRRALADSWEIENRDQLHSQLDWLYTSGQQDSYLGIRNQICCMKRDRVAALASEIAEGDKQRLRLGVVMQYQHALGEGGVLGFDAARAFWICKVSYLVGIMSEQEAYACLHKFALHVQPKFNSWYHYGLSYMVGREFWRPSTSTESLIFLMKDAKGLATDPASPWKTLPWKVSLPKSL, from the coding sequence ATGAGTGATCAAAACAATGAGCAGACCAAGCAGTGGTTTTTGGGACTTGGCGCAATGTTTCAAAAACGAGAAGGGTGGTCACATGAAACTTTTGGGCCGCGTGATATTGCCCCGAAAAACAAAGACTTCTACCGCCGGGCTTTGGCTGACAGTTGGGAAATCGAAAATCGGGATCAGCTGCATTCACAACTCGACTGGTTGTATACCAGTGGGCAGCAGGACAGTTATCTTGGGATACGCAATCAAATCTGTTGCATGAAGCGGGATCGGGTAGCCGCCTTGGCGAGTGAAATCGCTGAAGGTGACAAACAGCGTCTCAGACTCGGTGTGGTAATGCAATATCAGCATGCCTTGGGTGAAGGGGGTGTCCTTGGTTTTGACGCAGCGCGAGCGTTTTGGATATGCAAGGTGAGTTACTTGGTGGGCATTATGAGCGAGCAAGAGGCCTATGCGTGTTTGCATAAATTTGCTTTGCATGTCCAACCAAAATTCAACAGCTGGTACCACTACGGATTAAGTTACATGGTTGGTCGAGAGTTCTGGCGACCTAGCACCTCGACCGAGAGTCTGATTTTTTTGATGAAAGACGCAAAAGGCCTTGCCACCGACCCAGCGAGCCCATGGAAAACTCTCCCGTGGAAAGTGAGTTTACCCAAATCACTTTAA
- a CDS encoding J domain-containing protein codes for MNWWEVLNVDSNADLNKVRLAYLDLLKSNKPEENPEGFKLIRDAFEGAKHHLENHHQVTKHENPENPLKEWIENYQNFESRIQPESWQKLIAAQRELADAKIFTQLALGLFEFLLRNPYLPASIWKLLDGYFGWINNAERLNTYFSEDAVGYLLYRVEYGKWLPKIDSVKFPRYYSHEQTQTYFYHRDQVYRCLRNGEVCSTELTTHLKNSLSKVQDEEAFLMLFIVHGRQGEADAQVQTAKLYLDCFPDSVDAQQTWFQAMVFQKRHTDAIEFFQHTLEQQNPSLDALKMAASSAEATGNMTLAQNLYDKAIVLCPWDYEANFHKYLLQLKEVEAANDPVLMCIERAEVEAFRGYPDIALELLTAAAKEFCYRTDTKCIHSLEKLSLALLRLNAYAQLKDLLKPVIKTGTNNHVLLFCLAEAYRALLNPGKALDLLSQADETLPTLWSKSNVLLELRRYGEAKEVCTTLLNHSPADWTLYRCMGRCEEGLGNRLEALSHYQKLLELQPGEFACYCAVMDQALALGKMELLHTTFQQLQVREIAPQNVLDYWGVYAAGLDCKAKDALLK; via the coding sequence ATGAATTGGTGGGAAGTGTTGAACGTTGATTCAAATGCAGATCTGAACAAAGTGCGGTTGGCGTATCTCGATTTATTGAAGTCGAACAAGCCGGAGGAAAATCCCGAGGGTTTCAAGTTGATTCGCGATGCTTTCGAAGGAGCAAAGCACCACCTGGAAAACCACCACCAGGTCACCAAACATGAGAACCCTGAAAACCCATTGAAAGAATGGATAGAAAACTATCAGAACTTTGAATCCAGAATTCAGCCCGAAAGTTGGCAAAAATTAATCGCAGCGCAGCGTGAATTGGCCGATGCAAAAATCTTTACCCAATTGGCTTTGGGATTGTTCGAGTTCCTGCTGAGGAACCCCTATTTGCCTGCATCAATCTGGAAACTTCTGGACGGGTACTTTGGCTGGATAAACAATGCCGAACGTTTGAACACCTACTTCAGCGAAGACGCTGTAGGGTATTTGTTGTATCGGGTCGAATATGGCAAATGGCTGCCCAAAATTGATTCTGTCAAGTTTCCACGATATTACAGCCACGAACAGACCCAAACATATTTTTATCACCGCGATCAGGTCTACCGATGCCTGCGAAACGGTGAGGTCTGTTCAACAGAATTGACCACACATCTAAAAAACAGCTTGTCGAAGGTTCAGGATGAAGAGGCATTTCTGATGCTTTTCATCGTGCATGGCAGGCAAGGCGAGGCCGATGCGCAAGTGCAAACGGCCAAGCTATACCTGGACTGTTTTCCAGATTCGGTCGATGCACAGCAAACCTGGTTTCAAGCAATGGTTTTCCAGAAAAGGCACACGGATGCAATTGAGTTTTTCCAGCACACACTGGAACAGCAGAACCCCAGCCTGGACGCACTGAAAATGGCAGCAAGCAGTGCGGAGGCTACCGGCAACATGACATTGGCCCAGAATTTGTATGACAAGGCGATTGTGCTTTGCCCCTGGGACTATGAGGCGAATTTCCACAAGTATTTACTTCAACTCAAGGAAGTAGAGGCGGCGAATGATCCAGTTTTAATGTGCATAGAGCGGGCTGAGGTGGAGGCTTTTCGCGGGTATCCGGATATTGCGCTTGAGTTGCTTACAGCTGCGGCGAAAGAGTTCTGCTATAGGACAGATACCAAATGCATTCATAGTCTGGAAAAACTGTCACTTGCCTTGTTGCGTTTGAACGCCTACGCACAACTCAAGGACCTGTTGAAACCTGTCATAAAAACCGGGACGAACAATCACGTGTTGCTGTTTTGCCTGGCCGAAGCTTACCGCGCTCTATTAAATCCGGGCAAGGCACTTGACCTGTTGAGTCAAGCCGATGAGACCTTACCCACGCTGTGGAGCAAAAGCAATGTGTTGCTCGAGTTGAGGCGGTATGGCGAGGCCAAGGAGGTGTGTACTACCTTACTGAACCATTCTCCAGCGGATTGGACTTTGTATCGATGCATGGGGCGCTGCGAAGAGGGTTTGGGCAATAGGCTGGAAGCACTTTCGCATTACCAAAAGTTACTTGAATTACAACCCGGGGAATTCGCATGCTATTGCGCTGTGATGGATCAAGCGCTTGCACTGGGAAAAATGGAACTGTTGCACACCACATTCCAGCAATTGCAGGTACGTGAAATTGCACCGCAGAATGTTCTGGATTATTGGGGCGTGTACGCAGCAGGCCTGGATTGCAAAGCAAAGGACGCGCTGTTGAAATGA